GGCACCGAACTGACCGGCACGTCGCTGGCCAGCACCTTGCATCCGCTGGCGCGCGATTTTTCGTTCGTGTAGGTGGTGTGGCCTTCGGCGTCGACGCACTTGTAGATTTCTGCCGTGGCGGGCGCAGCGGCAAGCAGGCTTGCCGCTGCAATCAGGATACGGTTCAGACCTTGTAGCATGTGGATCACCTGGGCGTTTCGGGTCAAAGCAGCGCGAGTGTAGGGCGCGCACTTGCGCAGTGACAATGAAAAAGGACGGCTAATTGCCGTCCTTTTCCTCAACGCTTCACATGCCGCGCGGGCTGACGCCACGCCGGCATGTGCTGATCGATGGCGATCAGAGGCTGTAGTACATCTCGAACTCGACCGGGTGGGTCGTCATGCGGGTGCGATTCACTTCGGTCATCTTCAGCTCGATATAGGCTGCGATGAAGTCTTCCGAGAACACGCCGCCCTTGGTCAGGAAGGCATGGTCTGCGGCGAGCGCATCGAGGGCTTCGTCGAGGCTGGCGCACACGGTCGGGATCAGCTTGTCCTCTTCCGGCGGCAGGTCGTACAGGTTCTTGTCGGCCGGTTCGCCCGGATGGATCTTGTTCTGCACGCCGTCCAGGCCCGCCATCATCAGCGCGGCGAAGCACAGGTACGGGTTGGCAAGCGGATCCGGGAAGCGTGTTTCGATGCGGCGTGCCTTGTCGGATGCCACGTGCGGAATGCGGATCGATGCCGAGCGATTGCGGGCCGAGTAGGCCAGCTTGACCGGTGCTTCGTAATGCGGCACCAGACGCTTGTACGAATTCGTACCCGGGTTGGTGATCGCATTCAGCGCCTTGGCGTGCTTGATGATGCCGCCGATGTAGTACAGGGCGAATTCGGACAGGCCGGCGTAGCCGTTGCCTGCGAACAGGTTCTTGCCGTCCTTCCAGATCGACTGGTGAACGTGCATGCCGGAGCCGTTGTCGCCGACGATGGGCTTGGGCATGAAGGTCGCGGTCTTGCCGTAGCTGTGGGCGACGTTGTGCACGATGTACTTCAGCGTCTGCGTCCAGTCAGCGCGGCGCACCAGCGTGTTGAAGCGGGTGCCGATCTCGTTCTGGCCGGCGGTCGCGACTTCGTGGTGATGCACTTCGACCGGGATGCCGACGGCTTCCAGTGCCAGCACCATGGCGGCGCGGATGTCATTGTGCGAATCGACCGGCGGAACCGGGAAGTAGCCGCCCTTGACGCCCGGACGGTGACCGGTGTTGCCGCTTTCGAACTTCTCGCCCGACGACCACGCGGCCTCTTCCGAGAAGATCTGCACGCGGCAGCCCGACATGTCGATGTTCCACTCGACGCTGTCGAAGATGAAGAATTCGGGTTCCGGGCCGAAGAAGGCGGTGTCGCCCAGGCCGGACGACTTCAGGAAGGCTTCGGCGCGCTTGGCGATGGAGCGCGGATCGCGGTCGTAGCCCTTGCCGTCGGACGGCTCGACCACGTCGCAGGTGATGACCATCGTGGTTTCGTCGAAGAACGGGTCGATGAAGGCGGTTTCCGGATCCGGCATCAGCAGCATGTCCGAAGCCTGGATACCCTTCCAGCCGGCAATCGACGAACCATCAAAAGCGTGGCCTTCGGTGAACTTGTCGGCGTCGAAGGCGCTGACCGGCACACCCACGTGCTGTTCCTTGCCACGGGTGTCGGTGAAACGGAAATCAACGAACTTGACCTCCTTCTCCTTGATGATGTCGAGTACCTGCTTCGCGGTCGTCATGATTTCTCCTACGATGGATGTATGGATGTTGCTCGGTCGGCTTGAACGGGGTAATTCCTGTTTTGGGCGAGTCTGGGGCACGTCGCAACCGTTCAGTCGCGGCGGCTGTCGCAGCGCTGACTAAAGCAGATCGCGTGCCACGCACCGGATTCCGCCCCGGGATTGTGCCACAGGCCGCATTGACGTCGGCGATGCGGGCAGCAGGCCCGAAAACTGCACCGATTTGATGCAGGCCTGTTTTTGACAGCACTATTTTGGTGCATACAGGCGTCGGCTGCAGCGGACGATATACTTCGATCACTTTTATTCGCCTGAACATCAGCCATGGCTACACTCGGACAGATACTCGGTCTCGCGCGGGAACGTGCGCAGCAGCTCCAACTGCCTTACGCCGGTGCCGTGACGCCGGCCGAAGCCCACGAATTGCTCAGACTTGCGCCGGGCGCGCGCATTGTCGATGTGCGCACGTCGGCCGAGTGGCAGTGGGTCGGCGAGGTACCGGATTCGGTGCAGATCGAATGGAATCATTCATCCGGCCAGCGCAACCCCGATTTCCTCACCCAGCTCAAGCACCAGGTCGATCCCGAAGCGCTGGTGATGTTCCTGTGCCGCAGCGGCGGGCGCTCGCACGGCGCCGCCGCGGCCGCAGCGGAAGCGGGCTACAGCAATGCCTACAACATCCTCGAAGGATTCGAGGGAGACATGGACGCCAACGGCCATCGCAACACCGTGGGTGGCTGGCGCAAGGCCGGCCTGCCGTGGAGCCAGACCTGAAGGACACCCGATGCAAGTCGCCAACATCACCTTTGACCGATTCAATGCGCTGGCCGACGATCAGGCGCAGTCGCGCATTCTCGCGGCGCGCGAAAAGCTCGGCCAGCGCGCAGTCATCCTCGGTCACCACTATCAACGTGCCGATGTCTATCGCCACGCCGACCTGACCGGCGATTCGCTTAAGCTGGCGCGGCTGGCCAGTCAGACCGATGCGGAATTCATCGTGTTCTGCGGCGTGCACTTCATGGCCGAAGTTGCGGACATCATGTCGCGCCCGGAACAGATCGCCATCCTGCCCGACCTGGCGGCAGGCTGTTCGATGGCCGACATGGCCAGCCTGGCCAAGGTGGAACGCTGCTGGCGCGAGCTGCGCGACATGACCGGCGACCCGGATGCGCTCATCACACCGGTGACCTACATCAATTCGGCGGCCGACCTGAAGGCCTTCTGCGGCGAGCACGGCGGCATCGTGTGCACCTCGTCGAACGCTGCCAGCATTCTCGAATGGTCGCTCGCGCGGCGCGAAAAGGTGCTGTTCTTCCCCGACCAGCACCTCGGGCGCTGGACAGGCTACAAGATGGGCATTCCGCTCGACGACATGGTGGTGTGGGACCCGGATCTGGAGAATGGCGGCCTGACGCGCGAGCAGGTGGCGAAGGCGAAAATCCTGCTGTGGAAGGGCCACTGTTCGGTGCACCAGATGTTCCAGCCGGCGCACATCCTGCGCTGGCGCAACCAGCATCCGGACGGCCTCGTCATCTCGCATCCGGAAAGTGCCCTCGAAGTGTGTCGCCAGTCGGATTACGTCGGTTCGACCGAATACATCCTGAAGACGGTCAAGGCGGGCGCGCCCGGCACGAAGTGGCTGGTCGGCACCGAACTCAACCTCGTGAATCGCCTGGCCGAGGAAGTGAAGCACGAGGGCAAGACCGTTCAGTTCATGGCACCCACCGTGTGCATGTGCTCGACCATGCAACGCATTGATCCGCAGCATCTGGCCTGGTGTCTGGAGAACCTCGCCGAAGGTCAGGTGGTGAACCGGATCAGCGTGCCGGAACACGAAGCCGTTCCAGCCAAACTCGCGCTCGACCGCATGCTCGCCGCCTCGCCCTGAGGACGGCTTCCACATGGACTGGATGCAGCGCTGGGAACTGGCCAGTTATGTCGTGACCGCGCTGGGCCTGCCCCTGGCGGTCATCACCTTCATCTACCAGCAGCGGCGCGAGCGCGACAACGAAGACGAAGAGGCGTACCAGATGCTGTCGGACGCCTACATCGACTTCCTGAAGATCGTGCTCGCCAATCCGGACC
The sequence above is a segment of the Methyloversatilis sp. RAC08 genome. Coding sequences within it:
- the nadA gene encoding quinolinate synthase NadA, producing the protein MQVANITFDRFNALADDQAQSRILAAREKLGQRAVILGHHYQRADVYRHADLTGDSLKLARLASQTDAEFIVFCGVHFMAEVADIMSRPEQIAILPDLAAGCSMADMASLAKVERCWRELRDMTGDPDALITPVTYINSAADLKAFCGEHGGIVCTSSNAASILEWSLARREKVLFFPDQHLGRWTGYKMGIPLDDMVVWDPDLENGGLTREQVAKAKILLWKGHCSVHQMFQPAHILRWRNQHPDGLVISHPESALEVCRQSDYVGSTEYILKTVKAGAPGTKWLVGTELNLVNRLAEEVKHEGKTVQFMAPTVCMCSTMQRIDPQHLAWCLENLAEGQVVNRISVPEHEAVPAKLALDRMLAASP
- a CDS encoding rhodanese-like domain-containing protein, translated to MATLGQILGLARERAQQLQLPYAGAVTPAEAHELLRLAPGARIVDVRTSAEWQWVGEVPDSVQIEWNHSSGQRNPDFLTQLKHQVDPEALVMFLCRSGGRSHGAAAAAAEAGYSNAYNILEGFEGDMDANGHRNTVGGWRKAGLPWSQT
- the glnA gene encoding type I glutamate--ammonia ligase, with the translated sequence MTTAKQVLDIIKEKEVKFVDFRFTDTRGKEQHVGVPVSAFDADKFTEGHAFDGSSIAGWKGIQASDMLLMPDPETAFIDPFFDETTMVITCDVVEPSDGKGYDRDPRSIAKRAEAFLKSSGLGDTAFFGPEPEFFIFDSVEWNIDMSGCRVQIFSEEAAWSSGEKFESGNTGHRPGVKGGYFPVPPVDSHNDIRAAMVLALEAVGIPVEVHHHEVATAGQNEIGTRFNTLVRRADWTQTLKYIVHNVAHSYGKTATFMPKPIVGDNGSGMHVHQSIWKDGKNLFAGNGYAGLSEFALYYIGGIIKHAKALNAITNPGTNSYKRLVPHYEAPVKLAYSARNRSASIRIPHVASDKARRIETRFPDPLANPYLCFAALMMAGLDGVQNKIHPGEPADKNLYDLPPEEDKLIPTVCASLDEALDALAADHAFLTKGGVFSEDFIAAYIELKMTEVNRTRMTTHPVEFEMYYSL